A genomic segment from Actinoplanes sichuanensis encodes:
- a CDS encoding acyl-CoA dehydrogenase family protein produces the protein MHVGYTPEQEKLRASLRDYFAALLTPSLRDGLTSGDGEYGDGAAYREVVRRLGRDGWLTIGGRSRLEQLIFADEAALAGVPVPFLTLYTVGPTIARHGTAEQRERLVPRIEAGEVHFSIGYSEPGAGTDLAALKTRAVRDGDHYVINGQKMWTSLIQYADYVWLACRTSDVEKRHQGLSIIMVPTDAPGFSWTPVRTVAGPSTSATYYDDVRVPVSALVGEENQGWRLITDQLNHERVALTSAAPLQRALREVRDWAVTTGRIEHEWVRLHLARVYAKTEALKLFNWRACVTDGTPAAPRASAGKVYGTELAIEAYRLLMEIIGPAATIRDGEPGAVLSGRIERMYRSSLILTFGGGTNEVQRDIIAAGALGLPIRR, from the coding sequence ATGCACGTCGGATACACGCCCGAGCAGGAGAAGCTGCGAGCCTCCCTGCGGGACTACTTCGCCGCCCTGCTGACCCCGTCCCTCCGCGACGGCCTGACCAGCGGCGACGGCGAATACGGGGACGGCGCCGCGTACCGGGAGGTGGTCCGGAGGCTGGGCCGCGACGGCTGGCTGACGATCGGCGGCCGCTCCCGCCTGGAGCAACTGATCTTCGCCGACGAGGCGGCCCTGGCCGGTGTGCCGGTGCCGTTCCTGACCCTCTACACGGTCGGCCCGACCATCGCCCGACACGGCACGGCCGAGCAGAGGGAACGGCTCGTTCCCCGGATCGAAGCGGGCGAGGTGCACTTCTCGATCGGCTATTCGGAGCCGGGTGCCGGCACCGACCTGGCCGCCTTGAAGACCCGGGCGGTCCGCGACGGCGACCACTACGTGATCAACGGTCAGAAGATGTGGACGAGCCTCATCCAGTACGCCGACTACGTCTGGCTGGCCTGCCGCACCTCGGATGTCGAAAAGCGGCACCAGGGCCTGTCGATCATCATGGTCCCGACCGACGCGCCGGGCTTCTCCTGGACCCCGGTGCGGACCGTGGCCGGCCCGTCGACCAGCGCCACCTACTACGACGACGTACGCGTCCCGGTGTCCGCGCTGGTCGGCGAGGAGAACCAGGGCTGGCGTCTGATCACCGACCAGCTCAACCACGAGCGGGTGGCCCTCACCTCTGCCGCTCCGCTGCAGCGGGCGCTACGGGAGGTCCGTGACTGGGCGGTCACCACCGGCCGGATCGAGCACGAGTGGGTGCGTCTGCACCTGGCCCGGGTGTACGCGAAGACCGAGGCGCTGAAGCTGTTCAACTGGCGGGCCTGTGTCACCGACGGTACCCCGGCGGCGCCCCGGGCCTCGGCCGGCAAGGTCTACGGCACCGAACTGGCGATCGAGGCGTACCGGCTACTCATGGAGATCATCGGCCCGGCCGCGACGATCCGGGACGGCGAGCCGGGCGCGGTGCTGTCCGGGCGGATCGAGCGGATGTACCGATCGTCGCTGATCCTGACCTTCGGCGGCGGTACCAACGAGGTGCAGCGCGACATCATCGCGGCCGGTGCGCTCGGCCTCCCGATCAGGCGTTGA